In Vibrio bathopelagicus, the following are encoded in one genomic region:
- the pgsA gene encoding CDP-diacylglycerol--glycerol-3-phosphate 3-phosphatidyltransferase produces MRLNIPNILSLLRLFLIPVFVVVFYLPYEWAPFAAAMVFWVAGFTDWLDGMLARKLGQTSRFGAFIDPVADKVLVATALILMTEHYHSIWITIPAVTMIAREIIISALREWMAEIGKRASVAVSWVGKVKTVSQMFALWVLIWRYDDWMVWVGYIALYVATVLTYWSMAQYLMAAKDDLLDEKHH; encoded by the coding sequence ATGCGTTTGAATATACCTAACATTTTGTCCTTACTGAGACTATTTTTAATCCCAGTATTCGTTGTTGTTTTTTACCTACCTTATGAATGGGCTCCTTTTGCTGCTGCAATGGTGTTTTGGGTAGCGGGTTTTACTGACTGGCTAGATGGCATGCTGGCACGTAAACTCGGGCAAACGTCTCGCTTCGGTGCCTTTATTGACCCTGTAGCGGATAAAGTGCTGGTTGCTACGGCTCTTATCTTGATGACTGAGCATTACCATTCGATTTGGATAACTATTCCAGCGGTGACCATGATTGCTCGTGAGATTATCATTTCAGCGCTTCGTGAGTGGATGGCTGAAATCGGTAAACGTGCAAGCGTTGCGGTATCTTGGGTCGGTAAAGTCAAAACCGTTTCTCAGATGTTCGCTCTTTGGGTACTTATCTGGAGATACGACGACTGGATGGTGTGGGTAGGTTACATTGCACTCTATGTTGCAACCGTTCTTACTTACTGGTCAATGGCGCAATACTTGATGGCCGCCAAAGATGATTTGTTAGACGAAAAACACCATTGA
- the uvrC gene encoding excinuclease ABC subunit UvrC, whose amino-acid sequence MTNLFDSVSFLKTVTEQPGVYRMYNAEAVVIYVGKAKNLKKRLSSYFRKKVDSEKTRALVSNIDKIDVTVTHTETEALILEHNYIKQYLPKYNVLLRDDKSYPYIFISGHKHPRLSMHRGAKKKKGEYFGPYPDSGAVRETLHLIQKIFPARQCEDTVYANRTRPCLMYQIGRCAAPCVSSIISDEEYSELIDYVRLFLQGKDKLVLETLIDKMDKASRELRFEQAAAFRDQIQAIRRVQEQQYVSDDSMEDMDVLGFAQENGVACIHILMIRQGKVLGSRSHFPKIPNNTVREEVFSSFLSQYYLAHNEARTIPTRLILNADLMEDVTPIQEALCEVAGRKIHFNTNPSGTRGRYLKLSNTNALTAITTKINHRMTINQRFKELQEVLSMDAIKRMECFDISHTMGESTIASCVVFNQEGPVKPEYRRYNITGITGGDDYAAMAQALERRYSKQLDVDKIPDIIFIDGGKGQLNRAHEIVSQYWGDWPFRPRMMGIAKGVTRKPGLETLVTLEGEEFNLPSDAPALHLIQHIRDESHNHAIAGHRAKRGKTRRTSALEGIEGVGPKRRQSLLKYMGGLQELKRATVEEIAKVPGISHSLAENIYQALKQ is encoded by the coding sequence GTGACCAACTTGTTTGACTCAGTCTCATTCCTTAAGACAGTAACAGAACAGCCCGGCGTTTATCGTATGTATAACGCCGAGGCTGTTGTTATCTACGTCGGTAAAGCTAAGAACCTCAAAAAACGCCTTTCCAGTTATTTCCGTAAAAAAGTCGACAGTGAAAAAACACGTGCTTTAGTCAGCAATATCGACAAAATCGATGTCACTGTAACGCATACGGAAACAGAAGCTCTTATCCTTGAGCACAACTACATCAAGCAGTACCTACCGAAATACAACGTACTTCTGCGCGATGATAAGTCGTATCCCTATATTTTTATTAGCGGTCACAAGCATCCTCGCTTATCGATGCATCGTGGTGCTAAGAAGAAAAAGGGTGAATACTTTGGTCCTTATCCCGACTCTGGCGCTGTGCGTGAGACGCTACACCTAATACAAAAGATTTTTCCTGCTCGCCAGTGTGAAGACACGGTTTATGCGAACAGAACACGCCCGTGCTTGATGTACCAGATTGGTCGTTGTGCTGCGCCTTGTGTTAGCTCCATTATCTCTGATGAAGAGTACAGCGAGCTTATCGACTATGTTCGTTTGTTCCTGCAAGGAAAAGACAAGCTCGTCCTTGAGACGCTTATCGACAAGATGGACAAGGCAAGCCGAGAGCTTCGCTTTGAGCAAGCTGCTGCTTTCCGCGATCAAATCCAAGCAATTCGACGTGTACAAGAACAGCAGTACGTATCTGACGATTCTATGGAAGATATGGACGTGCTCGGATTTGCCCAAGAGAATGGCGTTGCTTGTATTCATATCTTGATGATCCGCCAAGGCAAAGTTTTGGGTAGTCGAAGTCATTTCCCTAAAATTCCTAACAATACGGTGCGAGAAGAGGTCTTTTCGAGCTTTTTAAGTCAATATTATTTGGCGCATAATGAAGCAAGAACTATCCCAACGCGTTTGATTCTTAATGCCGATTTGATGGAAGATGTCACACCGATTCAAGAAGCTTTGTGTGAAGTTGCAGGTCGTAAGATTCACTTCAATACTAATCCTTCTGGTACTCGTGGGCGTTACCTCAAATTGTCGAATACCAACGCACTGACGGCAATTACCACCAAGATTAATCATAGGATGACTATCAATCAGCGCTTCAAAGAGCTTCAAGAAGTGTTGTCGATGGATGCGATTAAACGCATGGAATGTTTCGACATCAGCCATACCATGGGTGAAAGCACGATAGCGTCTTGTGTGGTGTTCAATCAGGAAGGCCCCGTTAAGCCCGAATACCGTCGTTACAACATCACAGGTATCACTGGAGGCGATGACTACGCAGCGATGGCTCAGGCCCTTGAGAGAAGGTATTCCAAGCAACTTGATGTCGATAAGATCCCAGACATCATCTTTATCGATGGGGGTAAGGGGCAACTGAATCGAGCTCACGAGATTGTTTCTCAATATTGGGGTGATTGGCCATTTAGACCAAGAATGATGGGTATAGCGAAAGGTGTGACTCGTAAGCCGGGTTTAGAAACCTTAGTTACCCTTGAAGGTGAGGAATTTAACTTACCAAGCGATGCACCAGCGTTGCACCTTATCCAACATATCCGTGATGAAAGTCATAATCACGCGATAGCAGGGCACAGAGCGAAACGAGGTAAAACTCGCCGAACCAGCGCTTTGGAAGGAATTGAAGGGGTCGGACCGAAACGTCGTCAATCTTTGCTTAAATATATGGGTGGCTTACAAGAACTTAAGCGTGCAACTGTCGAAGAAATAGCCAAAGTGCCGGGCATTAGTCATTCTTTGGCAGAAAACATTTATCAAGCATTGAAACAATAG
- the uvrY gene encoding UvrY/SirA/GacA family response regulator transcription factor has product MINVFLVDDHELVRTGIRRIIEDVRGMNVAGEAESGEDAAKWCRTNNTDVILMDMNMPGIGGLEATKKILRFNPDIKIIVLTVHTENPFPTKVMQAGAAGYLTKGAGPDEMVNAIRVVNSGQRYISPEIAQQMALSQFSPASENPFADLSERELQIMMMITKGQKVTDISEQLNLSPKTVNSYRYRLFSKLDISGDVELTHLAIRHGMLDTETL; this is encoded by the coding sequence TTGATAAATGTTTTCCTTGTAGATGATCACGAGCTGGTTCGCACAGGGATACGACGTATTATTGAAGACGTCCGTGGAATGAACGTAGCAGGGGAAGCTGAAAGCGGTGAAGATGCTGCAAAATGGTGTCGTACTAATAATACTGACGTTATTTTGATGGATATGAATATGCCTGGTATTGGTGGCTTAGAAGCAACCAAGAAAATCCTGCGTTTCAACCCTGATATTAAAATCATCGTTTTAACGGTGCATACGGAAAATCCGTTTCCAACTAAAGTGATGCAAGCTGGAGCTGCTGGTTACCTTACTAAAGGTGCAGGTCCGGACGAGATGGTAAATGCAATTCGAGTGGTTAATAGTGGCCAACGATACATTTCACCAGAAATTGCGCAGCAGATGGCTTTGAGCCAATTCTCGCCTGCGTCTGAAAATCCATTCGCCGATCTATCTGAACGTGAGCTTCAAATCATGATGATGATTACTAAAGGTCAGAAAGTGACGGATATTTCAGAACAACTCAATCTAAGCCCTAAAACAGTTAACAGCTACCGCTACCGACTGTTCAGTAAACTAGACATCAGCGGTGATGTAGAGCTTACGCATTTAGCGATTAGACATGGAATGTTAGATACTGAGACCCTTTAA
- a CDS encoding DNA polymerase II has product MDIQQGFVLTRQARDFSGRTQIDLWLSTPKGPTLLTIQNEKPVFFVAQSDIETCQFIANKEAIDCQFKPLGLATFDQTPLAACYTSLSRSSFGLAQAFNGEEIQTFESDIRLADRFLMERFIKGSIEFTGAITQKKQHLRVSNAKCRAGDYLPNLSVVSLDIECSEKGVLYSIGLDSPMDSRVIMVGEPQEADTNIQWVANEKALLEAMITWFSEFDPDIIIGWNVIDFDFRLLHKRSEWNEVKLSIGRDNQPSFFRSSAQNQQGFITIPGRVVLDGIDMLKTATYHFRSWSLESVSQELLGEGKDIHNVHDRMDEINRMFKFDKPSLAKYNLQDCVLVNRIFEHTHLLDFAIERSRLTGVELDRVGGSVAAFTNLYMPQIHRAGYVAPNLEPENWIASPGGYVMDSIPNLYDSVLVLDFKSLYPSIIRSFLIDPMGLIEGLKLELGSEEDQAVAGFRGGQFHRSKHFLPEMIENLWAARDVAKENNEKAFSQAIKIIMNSFYGVLGSSGCRFFDTRLASSITMRGHEIMKQTKVLIEDKGYQVIYGDTDSTFVSLNGSYEQEQADEIGHSLVAYINDWWTNHLKEVYNLTSILELEYETHYRKFLMPTIRGSETGSKKRYAGLINQGDQEKIIFKGLESARTDWTPLAQQFQQTLYEMVFHDQDPSDYVRQFVDETSAGKHDDLLVYQKRLRRKLHEYQKNIPPQVRAARLADEINAQLGRPLQYQNKGRIEYLITLSGPEPKEYLKSGIDYQHYIDKQIKPVAEAILPFIGLDFERVSGQQLGLF; this is encoded by the coding sequence TTGGATATTCAGCAAGGCTTTGTACTCACAAGACAGGCGCGAGACTTTTCAGGGCGCACGCAAATCGACTTGTGGTTAAGCACCCCTAAAGGCCCGACACTACTGACTATTCAAAACGAAAAACCTGTCTTTTTTGTTGCTCAATCTGATATCGAAACGTGCCAATTTATTGCCAATAAAGAAGCCATAGATTGTCAGTTTAAGCCTTTAGGGCTAGCAACATTTGATCAAACCCCTTTAGCCGCTTGCTACACCTCGTTATCAAGAAGCAGCTTCGGGTTAGCTCAAGCCTTTAACGGTGAAGAGATCCAAACCTTTGAAAGTGATATTCGACTGGCCGATCGTTTCTTAATGGAACGCTTTATCAAAGGCAGCATCGAATTCACAGGTGCTATCACTCAAAAAAAACAGCACCTCAGAGTTTCGAACGCAAAATGTCGAGCTGGCGATTACTTGCCAAACTTGTCAGTGGTTTCGCTTGATATTGAGTGTTCAGAAAAAGGAGTGCTTTACTCCATCGGCCTAGACAGTCCAATGGACAGCCGAGTGATCATGGTCGGTGAACCACAAGAAGCAGACACCAATATCCAATGGGTTGCCAACGAGAAAGCGCTGCTTGAAGCCATGATTACGTGGTTTTCCGAGTTTGACCCAGACATTATCATCGGTTGGAATGTCATTGATTTCGACTTCAGGCTGCTGCACAAACGTTCAGAATGGAACGAAGTGAAGCTCAGCATCGGTAGAGACAATCAACCAAGCTTTTTCCGTAGTTCTGCACAAAACCAGCAAGGCTTTATCACTATCCCAGGCCGTGTTGTGTTGGATGGCATCGACATGCTCAAGACAGCGACCTACCACTTCCGCTCTTGGTCTCTTGAATCGGTATCTCAAGAGCTACTCGGCGAAGGCAAAGACATCCATAACGTTCATGACCGTATGGATGAAATCAATCGAATGTTTAAGTTCGATAAACCTTCACTGGCCAAGTACAACCTTCAAGACTGCGTGCTAGTAAACCGTATATTTGAACACACTCACCTACTCGATTTTGCTATTGAACGCTCTCGCTTAACTGGTGTTGAACTTGATCGTGTTGGTGGCTCTGTTGCCGCCTTTACCAATTTATACATGCCTCAGATACACCGAGCAGGTTACGTCGCACCGAACTTAGAGCCTGAAAACTGGATAGCTAGCCCCGGTGGCTATGTAATGGATTCAATTCCTAACCTTTATGACTCTGTGTTGGTGCTCGACTTTAAAAGCCTGTACCCATCGATAATTCGCTCTTTCTTGATTGACCCAATGGGACTAATTGAAGGGCTAAAGTTAGAGTTAGGCTCAGAAGAAGACCAAGCGGTGGCTGGGTTTCGTGGTGGTCAATTCCACCGATCTAAGCACTTTCTACCAGAGATGATCGAAAATCTCTGGGCAGCGCGTGATGTCGCAAAGGAAAATAACGAGAAAGCTTTTTCTCAGGCGATTAAGATCATCATGAACTCTTTCTATGGCGTGCTTGGTTCTTCTGGTTGTCGTTTCTTTGATACACGTTTGGCATCCTCTATCACCATGCGCGGGCATGAGATCATGAAGCAAACCAAGGTTCTGATAGAAGATAAAGGGTATCAAGTGATCTACGGGGACACCGATTCAACCTTCGTGTCTCTCAATGGCAGCTATGAGCAAGAGCAAGCGGACGAGATTGGTCACTCCCTTGTCGCTTACATTAACGACTGGTGGACGAATCACCTGAAAGAGGTCTACAACCTCACCTCGATACTTGAATTGGAATACGAGACCCATTACCGCAAGTTTCTAATGCCGACCATTCGAGGCTCTGAGACAGGATCGAAGAAACGTTATGCAGGTCTAATCAATCAAGGTGACCAAGAGAAGATCATTTTTAAAGGCCTTGAAAGCGCGCGAACTGATTGGACGCCCCTCGCACAACAGTTCCAACAAACCTTGTATGAGATGGTCTTTCACGACCAAGATCCAAGTGATTATGTTAGACAGTTTGTCGATGAAACATCCGCGGGCAAACACGATGACCTACTGGTTTATCAAAAGCGCTTGCGCCGTAAGTTGCATGAATACCAAAAGAACATTCCGCCACAGGTTCGCGCTGCTAGATTAGCCGACGAAATCAATGCCCAGCTTGGTCGCCCGCTTCAATACCAAAACAAAGGGCGTATTGAATATTTGATTACGCTGAGTGGCCCTGAGCCCAAGGAGTACTTGAAGAGTGGCATCGATTATCAACATTACATCGACAAGCAGATTAAACCAGTCGCAGAAGCGATTCTGCCATTTATAGGGTTAGATTTTGAAAGAGTCAGCGGGCAACAGTTAGGCCTGTTCTAG
- a CDS encoding nucleotidyltransferase family protein has translation MQLPVIDPTQPFQPEFQPVVNDLITFLKGGLGSNLHSVYVYGSVARKQAVVGRSNLDVVVVTHRPFPDQRTTLLNSIKWRFQKSFPQVTQVAIKTTLVSEIVDFDNIFTWGFMLKHLAVCVYGEDLSDCYGDFETSWEIAKHWNMDAENWLAVYRNKIARATTPEQQVAAQVIIAKKLLRASYSLIMYRDKNWFDAPMECGQQFLRYHPEKEVEIQRLGILLSGRAIPKRSVIGILDGFGEWLVKQYQKTEFRIG, from the coding sequence ATGCAGCTACCTGTTATTGACCCAACACAGCCATTTCAACCTGAATTTCAACCTGTGGTTAACGATCTGATTACCTTTCTAAAAGGTGGGTTAGGTTCTAATCTACATAGTGTCTATGTTTATGGCAGTGTGGCACGTAAGCAAGCCGTTGTCGGTCGTTCGAATCTAGATGTGGTTGTGGTTACCCATCGTCCTTTCCCAGATCAACGAACCACGCTGCTGAATAGCATCAAATGGCGCTTCCAAAAAAGCTTCCCTCAGGTCACACAAGTGGCGATCAAAACCACCTTGGTAAGCGAGATCGTTGATTTTGACAACATCTTTACGTGGGGCTTCATGCTCAAGCATTTAGCCGTGTGTGTGTATGGTGAAGACTTATCAGACTGCTATGGTGATTTCGAAACGAGTTGGGAAATTGCCAAGCACTGGAATATGGATGCGGAAAACTGGTTAGCGGTTTATCGTAATAAGATTGCCCGAGCAACAACGCCAGAACAGCAAGTCGCCGCGCAGGTGATTATTGCCAAGAAGCTTCTGCGAGCCAGCTACTCTTTGATCATGTACCGAGACAAGAACTGGTTCGATGCGCCTATGGAGTGCGGTCAACAGTTCTTAAGATATCATCCGGAGAAAGAAGTCGAGATTCAAAGGTTGGGGATTCTACTGTCTGGACGAGCGATTCCAAAACGTTCAGTGATAGGGATTCTTGATGGCTTTGGTGAATGGCTGGTTAAGCAGTATCAGAAAACTGAGTTTCGAATCGGGTAG
- the efpL gene encoding elongation factor P-like protein EfpL, whose amino-acid sequence MPRASEIKKGFAINVDGKTVLVKDIEVTTPGGRGGQKIYRFRGHDVATGVKTEVRHKADEIVETIDVTKRAVMFSYVDGNEYIFMDNEDYTQFIFNGEMIEDELLFINEDTQGMYAILIDGTAATLELPTSVELVIEETDPSIKGASASARTKPARLSTGLTVQVPEYIATGDKVVVNTAERKYMNRAS is encoded by the coding sequence ATGCCTAGAGCAAGTGAGATTAAAAAAGGTTTTGCGATCAATGTTGATGGCAAAACAGTACTAGTTAAAGATATCGAAGTAACAACACCAGGTGGCCGTGGCGGTCAAAAGATTTACCGCTTCCGTGGTCACGATGTAGCAACTGGTGTTAAAACAGAAGTTCGTCACAAGGCTGACGAAATCGTTGAAACTATCGACGTAACTAAGCGTGCAGTGATGTTCTCTTACGTTGATGGCAACGAGTACATCTTCATGGATAACGAAGATTACACACAATTCATCTTCAACGGTGAAATGATCGAAGACGAACTGCTGTTCATCAACGAAGATACCCAAGGTATGTACGCGATTCTTATCGACGGTACTGCAGCGACGCTTGAACTACCAACTTCAGTTGAGCTAGTGATCGAAGAAACAGACCCTTCAATCAAAGGTGCATCTGCTTCAGCCCGTACTAAGCCAGCTCGTCTGTCTACTGGCCTTACTGTTCAAGTGCCTGAGTACATTGCAACTGGCGACAAAGTTGTTGTGAACACAGCTGAACGTAAATACATGAACCGCGCAAGCTAA
- a CDS encoding HI1450 family dsDNA-mimic protein, with protein MTEANDLMSYDDAIDTAYDIFLEMAADNLEPADVILFTAQFEDRGAAELVETGDDWVEHVGFEVDKEIYAEVRIGLVNEADDVLDDVFARLLISRDPEHKFCHMLWKRD; from the coding sequence ATGACCGAAGCTAACGACCTAATGTCTTACGACGACGCAATTGACACTGCATACGACATCTTTCTAGAGATGGCGGCTGATAACCTTGAACCAGCAGACGTGATCCTATTCACGGCTCAGTTTGAAGATCGTGGCGCTGCAGAACTTGTTGAAACTGGTGACGATTGGGTTGAACATGTTGGCTTTGAAGTCGACAAAGAGATCTACGCTGAAGTACGCATTGGTCTTGTAAATGAAGCTGATGATGTCTTAGATGACGTTTTCGCTCGTCTACTGATCAGCCGTGACCCTGAACACAAGTTCTGTCACATGTTGTGGAAACGCGACTAG
- a CDS encoding RNA methyltransferase has translation MTKAKTDTLSKGYACVGLVNPKTPENVGSVMRAAGCYGANSVFYTGTRYDHARQFHTDTKEKHLELPLIGVEDLKDIIPVGCVPIAVDLIEGAKPLPDYKHPPRAFYIFGPEDGTLKKEITDFCRETIYVPTNGCMNLAAAVNVILYDRMAKGDNFSNHLKVT, from the coding sequence ATGACCAAAGCAAAGACAGATACCCTATCCAAAGGCTATGCCTGTGTTGGATTAGTAAACCCCAAAACCCCTGAAAATGTTGGCTCAGTAATGCGAGCGGCTGGTTGCTACGGAGCAAACTCTGTATTTTATACTGGCACCCGTTATGACCACGCTCGACAGTTTCATACCGACACCAAAGAAAAACACCTTGAATTGCCATTAATTGGTGTTGAAGACCTGAAAGACATTATTCCTGTTGGCTGCGTACCAATCGCGGTTGATTTGATAGAAGGCGCTAAGCCTCTGCCTGATTATAAGCACCCACCTCGTGCTTTTTATATCTTCGGCCCTGAAGATGGGACTCTGAAAAAAGAGATCACGGACTTCTGTCGTGAAACCATCTACGTTCCGACTAATGGCTGCATGAACCTTGCTGCCGCGGTCAATGTTATTTTGTATGACCGCATGGCAAAGGGTGATAACTTTTCTAATCATTTGAAAGTGACCTAA
- the rluB gene encoding 23S rRNA pseudouridine(2605) synthase RluB, whose translation MSEKLQKVLARAGHGSRRELEGLIKSGRVSVNGQVAKLGERLEDENSVIRIDGHTITGKASEEVVCRVLAYYKPEGELCTRHDPEGRRTVFDRLPKIRGSRWISVGRLDANTSGLLLFTTDGELANRLMHPSRQVEREYLVRVFGEVTEQKVKNVTRGVQLEDGMARFEDVVYAGGEGMNHTFYVAINEGRNREVRRLWESQETTVSRLKRVRYGDIYLDKKLPRGGWKELDLQEVNYLRELVELQPEKETLLDLDPANTSRKRERSRSQKIRRAVKRHEERANAPKGRSNQTKRKKPATRGTTTPDSGRSAPATNGKPQATKKPKLNNGRPAKPAKPRSRK comes from the coding sequence ATGAGCGAAAAATTACAGAAGGTTTTAGCGCGAGCTGGTCACGGTTCTCGTCGTGAACTAGAAGGTTTAATCAAATCTGGTCGTGTAAGTGTTAACGGTCAAGTTGCGAAATTGGGTGAGCGTCTTGAAGACGAGAACTCAGTGATCCGTATCGATGGCCACACTATTACAGGCAAAGCCTCTGAAGAAGTGGTTTGTCGTGTACTTGCTTACTACAAACCGGAAGGTGAGCTTTGTACTCGTCACGATCCTGAAGGTCGCCGTACTGTTTTCGATCGTCTACCTAAGATCCGTGGTTCTCGTTGGATTTCAGTTGGTCGTCTTGATGCAAACACATCAGGCCTACTGTTGTTCACAACCGATGGTGAACTAGCAAACCGCCTAATGCACCCAAGCCGTCAGGTTGAGCGTGAGTACCTAGTACGTGTATTTGGTGAAGTAACCGAGCAAAAAGTTAAGAACGTGACTCGTGGCGTTCAACTTGAAGATGGTATGGCTCGTTTCGAAGATGTGGTTTACGCTGGCGGTGAAGGTATGAACCATACTTTCTACGTAGCAATTAACGAAGGTCGTAACCGTGAGGTTCGTCGTCTTTGGGAATCACAAGAAACAACAGTAAGCCGTCTGAAACGTGTACGTTACGGTGATATCTACCTTGATAAGAAACTGCCTCGTGGCGGTTGGAAAGAGCTAGATCTTCAAGAAGTAAACTACTTGCGTGAGCTTGTAGAACTTCAGCCAGAAAAAGAGACATTGTTGGATCTTGATCCTGCAAACACTTCTCGTAAGCGTGAGCGTTCTCGTAGCCAGAAAATTCGTCGTGCTGTTAAGCGTCATGAAGAGCGTGCAAATGCTCCTAAAGGTCGTAGCAACCAGACTAAGCGTAAGAAGCCTGCAACTCGCGGTACTACAACACCTGATTCAGGCCGTAGTGCTCCAGCGACTAATGGCAAACCTCAGGCGACTAAAAAGCCTAAACTGAACAACGGACGCCCGGCTAAACCGGCTAAGCCAAGATCACGTAAATAA
- a CDS encoding L-threonylcarbamoyladenylate synthase → MSQFFYVHPDNPQARLITQAVAIIRNGGVVVYPTDSGYALGCQLENKQALERICKIRRIDDKHNFTLLCRDLSELSLYARVDNVAFRLLKAHTPGAYTFIFKATKEVPKRLMNAKRKTIGIRVPDNKIALDLLEAMGEPLMSTSLILPGNETTESDPEEIRDSLEHAVDVILNGGYLGEQPTTVIDFSDDDAVVLRRGAGDPAPFE, encoded by the coding sequence ATGAGCCAGTTTTTTTATGTACATCCAGATAACCCACAAGCGCGCCTAATTACTCAAGCGGTTGCAATTATTCGCAATGGCGGTGTTGTGGTTTATCCAACAGATTCAGGTTATGCACTGGGTTGTCAGCTTGAGAATAAACAAGCACTCGAACGCATCTGTAAAATTCGTCGAATAGATGATAAGCACAATTTCACTTTGTTATGCCGTGATCTTTCTGAGTTGTCACTGTATGCACGAGTAGATAACGTGGCTTTCCGTCTGCTTAAGGCACATACGCCAGGTGCTTATACGTTTATTTTCAAAGCGACCAAAGAAGTGCCAAAGCGTTTGATGAACGCTAAGCGTAAAACGATCGGTATTCGTGTACCAGACAACAAAATTGCCCTAGACCTTCTAGAAGCAATGGGCGAGCCTTTGATGTCGACCTCGTTAATCCTACCGGGTAATGAGACAACTGAATCGGATCCTGAAGAAATTCGCGACAGCCTAGAGCATGCGGTTGATGTCATTTTGAATGGCGGCTACTTAGGTGAGCAACCTACTACGGTTATTGACTTCAGTGACGATGACGCGGTTGTTTTACGTCGTGGTGCCGGTGATCCAGCGCCGTTTGAATAA
- the rnm gene encoding RNase RNM yields MRIDLHSHTTASDGRLTPPELIDRALGFNIEALAITDHDTTDGLAEARRYIADNNLPIQLINGIEISTVWQNKDIHIVGLNVDPESPELKALIEQQKLHRIGRAEMIAQRLEKATREGVLEEVKLIAGDAPITRAHFAKWLVDNGYAKTMQQVFKKFLTRNNPGYVPPTWCSMSDAVTAIHAAGGQAVLAHPARYGLTAKWVKRLLAAFVEANGDAMEVAQPQQAQQERRTLADYAIQYKLLASQGSDFHYPSPWMELGRNLWLPSGVEEVWKDWEFQTVSPSE; encoded by the coding sequence ATGAGAATTGATCTACATAGTCATACAACAGCCTCAGATGGCCGACTTACTCCACCTGAACTGATTGACCGAGCGTTAGGCTTTAATATCGAAGCGTTAGCGATTACAGATCATGATACGACTGATGGGCTTGCAGAAGCACGCCGCTATATTGCTGATAACAACCTTCCTATTCAGTTGATTAACGGCATCGAAATCTCAACCGTTTGGCAAAACAAAGATATCCATATTGTTGGGCTAAACGTCGATCCTGAATCTCCAGAATTGAAAGCATTAATTGAACAACAAAAGCTTCATCGTATTGGGCGTGCTGAGATGATTGCTCAACGACTCGAGAAAGCGACCCGTGAAGGCGTTTTGGAAGAGGTTAAGTTGATTGCTGGCGATGCACCGATCACTCGCGCTCACTTCGCCAAATGGTTAGTCGACAACGGCTACGCCAAAACCATGCAACAGGTGTTTAAAAAGTTTCTTACGCGCAACAATCCAGGTTATGTGCCGCCAACATGGTGCTCAATGAGTGATGCTGTAACGGCTATTCATGCGGCTGGTGGTCAAGCGGTATTGGCTCACCCTGCGCGATATGGCCTTACAGCCAAGTGGGTTAAACGTCTGCTCGCTGCGTTTGTTGAAGCAAATGGTGACGCTATGGAAGTGGCTCAACCTCAGCAAGCTCAACAAGAAAGACGCACACTTGCGGATTATGCTATACAATACAAACTATTAGCCTCCCAAGGCAGCGACTTCCATTATCCATCCCCATGGATGGAACTTGGACGTAATCTCTGGCTACCTTCTGGGGTCGAAGAAGTATGGAAAGATTGGGAGTTTCAAACGGTTTCACCATCTGAATAG
- a CDS encoding trp operon leader peptide, giving the protein MLQEFNQNHKDKVLELSSVEASSELNWWRTWTSSWWANVYF; this is encoded by the coding sequence ATGTTACAAGAATTTAACCAAAACCATAAAGATAAAGTTTTAGAACTTTCTTCAGTAGAAGCAAGTTCAGAGCTTAATTGGTGGCGCACTTGGACAAGTTCTTGGTGGGCCAACGTGTACTTCTAA